AGTAATGATGCATTTAAATAGAGAAACTGCTGGAGAATACCAGCATTTGGACCCGCTTAGCTCAACTTTCGAGCATGAGGGGCAGGCGCACGAGCCCTGTGACAGGAATTTGCTGGATGGTCTCCGATAGGGGACATCGATCCGAGCCCCTGCCTGGTTGGAGCTAGCAACCCGTCAGAGCCAACGCCACCTCCTCAAATGTTTCATCAGGAGGGTTTGATGGAGGTCTCAGAACAAGGAAGAGAGCAAGTGGGAGACCGTTGATGTGCCAGTCACAGCACTGCAGCTTGGATGCAAAGCAGGTAAATGTACCCAGAAGGGCAGCTAAGGGACTGGTGTATCACCCAAGTCAGgctctctctgctgctcttcctcGCCATGGGGCCAGGTCCCACACAAGCAGAAAGTCCCACAACCAATGGCCAGTGAGTCCTTTACACCCTGGAACAGCCACTTCCTACTTCATGGGGGCCCAAGTGGGCAGCCCAGAAGGGAGCAAAACTTTTCTAGTGAGCAGCACCAGCACTGACTTCCAGACTGAAAGTTTCTTCCTATCCCAGTTCACTGTCAGTTGAGTCCGACTCATCCACTCCTTGGTGCCCCAAGGCTGAAATTTAACCTGCACCATGGGGCTAGCATGGGGACTGGCCAGAAAAGTCATTGGGAGGGGTCTTTAGAAGGATTTCCCCTTGTCAcattggggctgcaggaggttggAGTCTGGGGAGAGGGCACTaggagtgaggactcctgggttctagagCTAGCGTCCTTGCTCTAAGAAGGAGATATGGTCTagagggttagatgggggctgaggtggggcttCAGTTATTTTCCTCAGCTCTGTGAGGTGAGTGACATGTGGGATAGGGGCTAGGGAGAGAGAGGCAGGATTCCTGGGTTGtacttccagctctgggaggtaagtggggtcccagtggttagagcagggacagTCGGGTGGCTGGTTAACAGGACTCCTGAATTCAGCTCCCGGTTCTTAGACTGGAGCAGGGTCTAGTGGGTagagcagagggcagcagaggcCGGGAGTCAGGACTTCTGGTCTTGATTCTTCCCCTGCACGTGGGTGAGTTCTATCCCAAACACCCCAGCAAATGTCATTCATGGTGTCTCTGCTCATTCATCCCTGACCTCTCGGTTTCACCTGCAGACATACAAACAGATAGAATGGAGTGCGGGAACCGGTCCCAACTATCTCATTTTATCCTGGTGGGGCTCCCGTACCCCCCAGCACTGCGGGTGCCCttgttctttttcttcctcctcatctACCTGTTGACGCTCTGTGGGAACCTGCTCATCCTGCTGGCTGTGGTCCTAGATCGCCGGCTGCAGAAGCCCATGTACTGGTTCCTCTGCCACTTGTCCTTCATAGACATGGCGGTCTCCTCCGTGGTGGTGCCCAAGGTGGTGGCCACATTTCTGCCAGGCGGTGGGGACGTCTCCTTCCAGGGCTGTGCAGCTCAGCTCTTCTTCTTCCACTTCCTGGGCTGCACCGAGTGCTTCCTCTACACggtcatggcctacgaccgcttcCTGGCCATCTGCAAGCCCCTGCGCTACGGCGTCATTATGAACCGCACAGCCTGCCTGTGCCTGGCCGCGGGGACCTGGCTAGGGGGCTCCATACACTCCACCATACAGACCTTCCTCACCTTTCATCTGACTTATGGCCGGGGCACCCGGGTAGGCTACATCTTCTGCGATATCCCAGCCATGCTCAAGCTGGCGTGTGGGGACACGGCCTTCAACGAGCAGGTGACATTTGTTGACATCGGGTTCCTGGCCATCACTTGCTTCCTGCTGATCCTCACATCCTACGTCTACATCATCTCAGCCATCTTGAGGATCCGCTCCGCCGAGGGCAGGCGCCGGGCCTTCTCCACCTGCGCAGCTCACGTCACTGTGGTGGTGACCTACTACGTGCCCTTGGTCTTCATCTATCTGAGGCCAGGGTCCCAGCATCCCCTCGATAGCGTGGTGGCTGTTTTCTACACCACAGTGACCCCGTTTCTGAACCCCCTCATCTACACACTGAGGAACCAGGAGATGAAAAGTGCCCTGACGAAGCTGGCAGGGAAGCAGGAAGCTGCTCGGACCTGAAGCAGGAttctcctgctcctgcagcacctACCTGGACACTCAACGGGGGGAAAAGGAGTTGAAGTTAGCATTCGCCTCTTCTGCTCAGTTTGAGGCAGAAGGTGGGGTTGGGTAAATGGACTGGGGTAGGAACAGCTGAAAGTTGGGATTTTTGAATTCTGTCCCTGACCCTGGGAAAGGAGAAAGCTATGTGCCTGGAGCgggagggctgggagtcaggaatcttggaagctggaggtgggacCTGATGGTGAAACCCTGGACTTTTGGTTTCTTGTTCTAATGATGGGAACATTTGTTTGCTGAACAGTTAGAGAAGAAGGGACTGCTGGGAGAGGACTCCTGGACTATAGACAGGGCTGTGAACTGGTATAATGATGATTAGTAGGTTGGATTTAGGGGGAAGcatctgggaaccaggactcctagATTCAATCCCTAGACCTGGGAGGAGGGATCTCAGGCTgagaatggggtggggaagggtccAGAGGACCAGACATGTATGGGAGGACAGGGGATCTGAACTCCCAAAATAGCCAACTGAATCAAATGGTTGCAGATAATGGCATTGTGCAAATTATGTACAGCAGATGATGCGTTGTGTGGAAGCCCATCATGTCCTCATCTCCAGAGCCAGGATGAGGCAGGAATACAGTCTGTGCTGCTCAATTTCTTCCTCTATGTACACTGAGTAAAACGATCACGATGAAAAAACaacgacaagtcctgtggcaccttatagactaacagatattttggaggataagctttcgtgggcaaagacccaattcatcagatgcgtgagttggggcggggggtgtttaaagagtggggtcccagtaagaaggagggccgaagctgacaaggtctgttcagcaaggtggaaatggcccagtatcaacagcacttatcaaaagagggaaaaacaagtcagatcagagggtctttgcccacaaaagctcatgctccaaaatatctgttagtccataaggtgccacaagacttcctgttgttctcgaagctgcagactgacacagctccctctctgatagtGATCACACTGGCCACCATAAATCCCAGTACACCTCACAGCCGGGGCAGGGCACGGAGACAGGCCTTCCTCCTAGGCCTGAAACACCAATAAGACGACCAACCCCTATCCAGCCAGGAAGAGACCACGTGGCCCTTTAAAGTTGATGAGGAAACCATTGAAACAGTTTGAAAGTGAAAAGCGAAGCCTAGCCTTGGAAAAGTTAGAGAGGAGGGAATTTCTCCCTGTCCCTACCCATGACCCACCTTCGTCTGAGAGACACGGGGGCCCTTTCGGGTGGGCAGgcatggggcagtggctgtgTGTACGGGGACATCACCTGCTTTTCTGCCTGTTCACCTCactatcagggagcgaggggaagcACACAGATTGCAaattccctctctgccccctcccctctccagacAGAGGTGAGAGTCAGGCACACAGGCCGTCTCCttttccctcagtccctgacaggCAGGGCAATGGAAAGAAGAGCAAGTGGAGTCACACGACGCATGGCTGCTACCACCCCACCTCCTGAAAGGGCGACTTAGCTGAGACAaggaaaaaccaaaccaaaccgcaaaccctgagcagagcagggagcaggcATGGAGAACCGCTGGAAACCGAGGGCTCATGTCCAGAGCTCCTTGTGCCATTTGAAATTCCAGCCTGAATGACTCTGCACCAAAGACACCATCAGTCACACAATTGCTGGGGCATTTCGCAGCAGAGACCCATCTCCTCTCTCTGTGTCTGCCAGACACACCCTGGCCTCTGTACAAACCACCAGTGACACCCTGTCCGACACATTACATAACATGGACCTGTTCTGAAAGGCCATAGAGTTTATGGCCACATGGGACCATCTCCACAGCCTGTCTGCCCGTCTGTACCTCTGGGGCCACCACCACTCAGCGTCCACCCATTAAACCCAACACACCGAGCTAGACCAAGGCCTTTCTGCCCTCAGCACATACAAGTAAATCTGGGCAGGGAAAAGGAAGGAGCAAGGTGTATCActgtctgaggccctgccctgtctggaaGTGATTTAGTGAGGCCTTTTGTACACTTCTGAGGCCATTgacctaagttacacaacttcagctttGTGAGTAACACAGCCAAAGTGGCCGTACTTAGGTCCGTGCCGTATCTTTACTGTGGTGAGTCAACAGCTGACAGAGTGAGGATACCTCTGGGAATCATGAAGacagggacagagaataagacatcATTGCTACGTGTTGCCCATCAATCCTGTCcacagtgaagacatgccctgagaCATAACTGAATGATCCTGGCAAGTGAGCACACCCCACTCTCCAGAGGAAGGCAAGGAAATCCCATGGTCACTGCCCATCTGAGCCAGGGGATtagtccttcccagccccacataTGGTAAATGGGGAAGGAGGTATTCATTGGGGGGAGTGTCACTGGTCCGATGCTCAGCTGCTCCACTTCAGCGTTTCTGTGGTGGCTTCAGTGAAGCTGTGACTGAGCGACATGGGACAGGGACCCGGCTACTCTGGTGCCTGTGGAGCTCTGGCGGATTGACACTAGCTGGGTTAGCAATGGATTTGCCCAGGCCTATTGGGGCAGGTGCCCTcgttccagcccagagccccctggaATCTCCCCCAAGTGCCTGCTCTCTTTGAGAAACACAGGCTAGTTTCTGTAACTAGATCGTGCTCAACACTGACTCATTCCAGCAAAGCTTCTGTGACCTCAAAAGCTGCCACAGGCATCTGAAAATGATTTctgtggagctgacagccatggGGAGATGACAGCCATGGAGGAAAGAATATCCCCCTGGTGCCTGCTCCCCACTGATCACAGGGCCTGCAAACTGGGGGGGACCGTGGGTCAGGAATCCTGCATTTGCATCTGATAATTAGATCCCAGGAGTGTTTGGAACAATGGTCCCAAAGGTGTAAGAAGCATTCAAATGCCTGGCTGACTCAGGTActtttccccagcacagacaatGAAGTGGCTATTGAAGATCCTGGCATGGTGAGGGAGGTGAGTGCATCTGAGCAGGGGAACAGGCTCTTCATTGCAGACAGAGGGATGCTCAGACCAGCTCAACACATGTTCCATCCAGCTCAGCATGAGGAAAGCCTCCTTTATCAATGGAAGGGAAATATGCACAGCGCTAGCCCTCTGCGCTGACACAGGCTTCCTGTGTTTCTCTGAGCTGTTCCAGACCTTGGCTCACTGCTGTAACAGCAGGGATGCTAATTCCCTCCCTTGGAGAGACATTGTGAGGATAAGGACACTAAAAATTGTTAAAGTAAAGCTATTAGCTATACCAGTCACAGAGTTCTTGGTGCAGGTTTGCAGCAGACAGGGAGAAGGCTGCTATCCACCGAGTCTTTGCAGCAAAGAtattcctgaagtgatgagctgcaAATCAGACAAATGGGGGAGCTCTCAGGGGTCCCTTTATGCTCTTGCCCACATGGAGGGAAATCCATTGTTCTCCCTGTGTGGCGGCACCTCCGAGACGGAGCCTGTCAtctgagcaggtcacctgtccaagtcctttttcGGCAATGTGTCATTGCCTTTCTACTCGGTTACACCTTCCCAGTCAAATTCCTCCCATGGTGAGTGGAATCAGATCAGGCTCTTTCTCAAATCCAGCGTCAGTTGACTAGGAACCCTTTCACTCGCACGAGGTTGTCACATCTCCTATTGAGGTCCCCCAGAAACTAAAACGGCAAACCCAAGTTCAGAGCCACCACTTAGAACTTGAACTACAAAACCTGATACGTGCACATCAGCAGTGAAAACCAAACCAGCGAAGCAGAATCTCTCCGTAGGTGCCTCATTCAGCTGACCATGCACACGCTTTGGTGCAAACACACAACCGTGGTCGTGTTGAAGTTTTGATTGCTTCTCTCAGAATTCAGTGATGTCACAGG
The window above is part of the Carettochelys insculpta isolate YL-2023 chromosome 32, ASM3395843v1, whole genome shotgun sequence genome. Proteins encoded here:
- the LOC142004545 gene encoding olfactory receptor 10G6-like; this translates as MECGNRSQLSHFILVGLPYPPALRVPLFFFFLLIYLLTLCGNLLILLAVVLDRRLQKPMYWFLCHLSFIDMAVSSVVVPKVVATFLPGGGDVSFQGCAAQLFFFHFLGCTECFLYTVMAYDRFLAICKPLRYGVIMNRTACLCLAAGTWLGGSIHSTIQTFLTFHLTYGRGTRVGYIFCDIPAMLKLACGDTAFNEQVTFVDIGFLAITCFLLILTSYVYIISAILRIRSAEGRRRAFSTCAAHVTVVVTYYVPLVFIYLRPGSQHPLDSVVAVFYTTVTPFLNPLIYTLRNQEMKSALTKLAGKQEAART